One genomic region from Bacillus horti encodes:
- a CDS encoding S-layer homology domain-containing protein produces MALWLSILMLFSLVSPTLAMAAEDVTELSSGENYVTVSVEKFTLGQGYIIEPVRVPFEVGDNAAEVIIGLLGEDRSHYRGSFENGFYLASVYDHDPGALQIPSYILDAIGGEDRIGDRADASWLEEFDYTSDSGWMYAVNDRFPNVGAAELRVETGDVIRWQFTVYGLGADLGSTYDGSEVLINPANKDALTAKVAEINSAPDKWEILADSAVQLAYDNAYQVLTNMESSQELVDAALTSLIVALDTTEEDDVSEVNTGHLERAIEEAEVNQNSVQVSIDGSDVNTTDYWVIQEELDALVDVIVSAQQLIADLSATQEEVNAKVLALDQAQHAFEQAKKPGLFEENTQPEHNVTFTVAPKTVTLEVYKPDGQQVDIGAGEEDIYKIYTAYLPVGEYRYRGIDPEGLSVGGGVLTVTDESNQAFELRQLNLKASNAGWNVDEDYSVKIGQNSPNDTSLTLGQKTSAGQYPVLVIAGNTYFYSFEPSEGRIAEGFTTLSSSVTVTIAASAQSVSGAIPLAREITFTVPEEATLFLGRKTKHFVAFEEIKPIETTSSNGLTIYRFKMVNNQEYNYRVSQKGKLTNAGSFRANEANESLEVTAEQLSVLSPQSILNRGTYLEGNIYLNINEQNHLKLAGPGDEFHLLTLRSWQALIEGVGNYFFEPDFHYEIISGQDVIDITEGEPGSYSMIQALNEGTAIVKVSYDAIKVNGSHYITDDNNAFSAVWPENVGLFVVTVGQEETGIATGIESNKERNQKANEGRTGNNLMNLQNGSFDADIDSVYFLDTEPGAVFTFTPSTGSNVSVLQPEIDHAAGTLLYGDGTFSQENVTSNEGGSFSVLLKEGRNIVKVEKEGLAEYQVMTARPLKVAITNVTSQDDEIRAGDEVTVLLEGLSFPANKLAGIYNFTGQLRFTSGPEQEPVFGLARQYNITTQANSLTLQIPEDVEESYLLQDGHIRVGSFGSPIGDHRNIDPLQGANPNFTALGREGYYSIFPEIVIEIADDDEGQQEEADKASLRQAIKHAQDELESVMVSADGTDLYPSFYWVTEERYNQFVRGIESAQELIADEHATQGTVDAKVLALNQATASFRDAKRPGLKEKTSDVTEQLNKHLAYLVDSVSNPTFGTAGGEWTILSLARANYNVPDGYYETYYNNVVHEVQRLMPATTNKPEGILDRNRGTEHSRLILGLTAIGQDIHDVAGYDIRAALADFDYVTRQGINGPIFALIALDSHQYDIPVKDGVANPTTREKMIDYILAREAPTTGGWSLSGPADPDITSMALQALAPYYDKNDRVKAAVDRAIAWLTSAQNEYGGYASWGVENVQSVAQVIVALTSLGIDPHTDERFIKNGHSAIDNLLTYAVPNGGFVHPKGGRVDWMATDQGTYALVAYNRFVKGQNSLYDMTDVDIVEEEPSEGISLPDDGQIEIPRDGKDYTVRVQESDREKEVSIQLPENTQARTFLDLPANTDLPNLSIVRGSNTVEFPKGIRMNGESNKVLELLTSKNLNDASLKNQLVGLIDSDRELDEVYSFFTMGGEQPVQFNGFVTLTFKGMKGNEAAFIENGQISAIQKFANEEDGLASGKNEFAYEDGNDLIVKTSHFTDFAVFSTKEKENQGGGTPPGNGGGGGVTPPQLTAQLSVDKFTINKGYVLSPTTVEFSPGETVWDVFKREMDRQGIAYQYSYYDRYNSVYVESIDGDGEFDHGSGSGWMYNVNGVYPNYGASQYNLTQGDRIQWRYTTNLGVDLGQKLPGGAGDPSGGGNSPGKEIIVDANDNNPVIEVPKDGETYIVRISEKSQDVDKITINIPDEEITVWLDLEAVKQNVPFIEVNKGTRILTLEKGTKLKSEQSKIKLFAPVPNQQQMLTNLVNKNLTEATATMVDAFEMGDHADVTLFDQSVKLQFKGASARQTGIIDHEGQWVPVRIYSSDIEGQRATRGQEKAAYAYVEEGNLVIKTNHFSTFLLYTTVTSLSEIYTDAGDVSSWAYDLILEATEKGYVNGYGDSRLNPKGKITRAEFAKLLVEVFNIEKENETVSPFNDVQAANWFYSYVNAAYASGIVSGYGDHFLPNAIITREEMATMMARVLELELGQVSMLFEDEDHIAPWAKTGVHNLASLGIMVGDAGRFHPKGTATREMAFVVAMKLTIIELASKLKQICRRKRDCSLEGEKAF; encoded by the coding sequence TTGGCTTTGTGGTTGTCTATATTGATGCTTTTTTCATTAGTTAGTCCGACATTGGCAATGGCCGCAGAAGACGTAACGGAGCTTAGTTCTGGGGAAAACTATGTGACAGTATCGGTTGAAAAGTTTACTTTGGGACAGGGCTACATCATAGAGCCGGTTCGTGTGCCCTTTGAAGTAGGAGATAATGCAGCAGAGGTTATTATAGGACTGTTAGGAGAAGATCGGTCCCATTATAGAGGCAGTTTTGAGAACGGCTTCTATCTGGCAAGTGTTTACGACCACGATCCTGGTGCCCTTCAGATTCCTTCCTATATTTTGGATGCAATTGGGGGAGAAGATCGGATAGGCGACAGAGCGGATGCTAGTTGGCTAGAGGAATTTGATTACACTTCCGATTCAGGGTGGATGTATGCAGTAAACGATCGCTTCCCGAATGTAGGGGCTGCTGAACTGCGGGTTGAAACAGGCGATGTGATTCGCTGGCAATTCACGGTGTATGGGCTTGGGGCAGACTTAGGCAGTACCTATGATGGTTCAGAGGTTCTTATTAACCCTGCCAATAAGGATGCGTTAACGGCAAAAGTAGCAGAGATCAACAGTGCTCCTGATAAATGGGAGATTCTTGCCGATTCAGCAGTTCAATTAGCATATGACAACGCGTATCAAGTTCTCACGAACATGGAAAGTAGTCAAGAGCTGGTGGATGCCGCTTTAACATCTTTAATCGTAGCACTGGATACCACTGAAGAAGATGACGTTAGTGAAGTGAACACGGGACATTTGGAGAGGGCTATCGAAGAGGCCGAAGTAAATCAGAATTCGGTACAGGTTAGTATAGACGGATCGGATGTCAACACAACGGACTACTGGGTCATTCAGGAAGAACTTGATGCTTTGGTCGACGTCATTGTGTCGGCTCAGCAGCTAATTGCCGACCTGAGCGCGACGCAGGAAGAGGTGAATGCCAAAGTATTGGCTCTTGACCAGGCTCAGCATGCTTTTGAACAAGCGAAGAAACCCGGTTTATTCGAGGAAAACACTCAGCCTGAACATAATGTCACATTTACCGTGGCACCCAAAACCGTAACTTTAGAGGTATATAAGCCGGATGGACAACAGGTAGATATTGGAGCAGGGGAAGAGGACATTTATAAAATTTATACGGCTTATTTGCCTGTAGGCGAATATCGATACAGAGGTATTGATCCGGAGGGGCTCAGTGTTGGCGGCGGCGTTTTAACGGTAACGGATGAATCGAATCAGGCCTTTGAGCTCCGTCAACTCAACCTTAAAGCGAGTAATGCAGGCTGGAATGTTGATGAGGATTATTCCGTCAAGATCGGCCAGAACAGTCCAAACGATACCTCTTTAACGTTGGGCCAAAAGACGTCTGCCGGGCAATATCCCGTATTGGTTATAGCGGGCAATACGTACTTCTATTCTTTTGAACCAAGCGAAGGACGCATCGCAGAAGGCTTTACGACATTAAGCAGCAGTGTCACTGTCACCATAGCTGCCTCTGCACAATCAGTTTCTGGAGCGATTCCGTTAGCACGTGAGATAACTTTTACGGTGCCGGAGGAAGCGACGCTTTTTCTCGGTCGGAAAACAAAACATTTTGTGGCCTTTGAAGAAATTAAGCCAATAGAAACTACAAGTAGTAATGGTTTAACTATCTATCGCTTTAAAATGGTAAACAATCAGGAATACAATTACCGCGTGAGTCAGAAAGGGAAGCTAACAAACGCTGGCTCGTTTAGAGCGAATGAGGCGAATGAGTCTCTTGAGGTTACGGCGGAACAATTAAGTGTTCTTTCACCGCAATCGATTTTGAATCGCGGAACGTACTTGGAAGGCAATATTTATTTAAATATCAACGAACAGAATCATTTGAAGCTGGCGGGGCCAGGCGATGAATTTCATTTGTTGACTTTGCGCAGCTGGCAAGCACTAATAGAAGGAGTGGGCAACTATTTCTTCGAGCCGGATTTCCATTATGAGATTATTTCAGGTCAAGACGTGATCGACATAACCGAAGGGGAACCAGGCAGCTATTCAATGATTCAAGCATTAAATGAAGGAACTGCCATCGTCAAAGTCTCTTATGATGCTATAAAGGTGAATGGGTCACATTATATTACAGATGATAATAATGCCTTCAGTGCGGTATGGCCGGAGAATGTAGGCTTGTTTGTTGTTACGGTAGGACAAGAAGAGACGGGGATTGCCACCGGCATTGAGAGCAATAAGGAACGTAATCAAAAGGCTAACGAAGGCAGAACGGGTAATAACCTCATGAACCTTCAAAATGGCTCATTTGATGCGGATATCGATAGTGTTTACTTCCTGGATACGGAGCCTGGAGCAGTATTTACGTTTACTCCGTCCACAGGCAGTAACGTGAGCGTGCTCCAGCCAGAGATCGACCATGCGGCCGGTACGCTCTTGTATGGAGATGGGACGTTCTCGCAGGAAAACGTGACCTCCAATGAGGGCGGTTCGTTCAGCGTTCTGCTAAAGGAAGGCCGCAACATCGTCAAGGTCGAGAAGGAAGGTTTGGCCGAGTACCAGGTCATGACCGCAAGACCACTGAAAGTGGCAATCACTAACGTGACGAGCCAGGATGATGAAATTCGTGCTGGAGATGAAGTTACAGTTTTATTGGAAGGCTTGTCGTTTCCAGCTAATAAGCTAGCGGGCATTTACAATTTTACTGGACAATTAAGATTCACGTCGGGACCGGAACAGGAGCCGGTATTTGGCCTTGCCAGACAATATAACATTACGACCCAGGCCAACAGTTTAACTTTGCAAATTCCCGAAGATGTAGAAGAAAGCTATCTGCTGCAGGATGGGCATATTCGAGTAGGCTCTTTCGGCAGTCCGATTGGCGACCACCGGAATATTGATCCCTTGCAAGGGGCGAACCCTAACTTTACCGCATTAGGCAGAGAAGGATACTACAGTATTTTTCCTGAAATCGTGATTGAAATTGCCGATGACGATGAGGGCCAGCAGGAAGAAGCGGATAAGGCTTCTTTGCGTCAGGCGATCAAACATGCTCAGGATGAATTAGAATCGGTCATGGTGAGTGCGGATGGAACTGATCTTTATCCAAGCTTTTATTGGGTGACAGAAGAAAGGTATAACCAATTCGTTCGTGGTATTGAATCAGCCCAAGAGCTCATTGCGGACGAACATGCCACGCAAGGCACAGTGGATGCCAAGGTATTAGCGCTTAATCAAGCGACGGCTTCATTCCGTGATGCTAAGCGTCCCGGTTTGAAAGAAAAAACGTCCGATGTCACGGAGCAACTGAACAAGCACTTGGCCTATTTAGTGGATTCCGTGAGTAACCCCACTTTTGGCACTGCTGGTGGGGAATGGACGATTCTTTCTCTTGCACGCGCCAATTATAATGTGCCGGACGGCTATTACGAAACGTACTACAACAACGTTGTTCATGAAGTGCAAAGATTAATGCCTGCGACTACTAATAAGCCGGAAGGCATATTGGATCGCAACCGAGGAACCGAGCATTCGCGCCTTATACTAGGTCTTACCGCGATTGGGCAAGACATTCACGATGTAGCGGGATATGACATCCGTGCGGCACTAGCCGATTTTGATTATGTGACCCGGCAGGGGATAAACGGACCGATTTTTGCCCTAATTGCGCTGGATAGCCATCAATATGATATCCCCGTCAAGGATGGCGTTGCGAATCCAACCACTCGTGAGAAGATGATTGACTATATTTTAGCTAGAGAAGCTCCAACAACAGGGGGATGGTCTCTATCTGGACCAGCCGATCCAGATATAACCTCCATGGCGCTTCAAGCTTTAGCACCTTATTATGACAAAAATGATAGAGTTAAAGCGGCCGTGGACCGTGCGATTGCTTGGCTAACCTCTGCTCAGAATGAATATGGCGGTTACGCAAGCTGGGGCGTAGAAAATGTCCAGAGCGTTGCTCAAGTTATTGTGGCCCTGACGAGTCTGGGTATTGATCCACATACGGATGAGCGGTTTATCAAGAATGGTCATTCAGCAATTGACAATTTGCTGACCTATGCAGTGCCAAACGGCGGATTTGTTCATCCCAAGGGTGGAAGAGTAGATTGGATGGCGACGGACCAGGGTACCTATGCGCTGGTCGCTTACAACCGTTTTGTTAAAGGTCAAAACAGCTTGTATGATATGACCGATGTAGACATTGTTGAAGAGGAGCCGAGTGAAGGTATTTCACTTCCCGACGACGGGCAGATCGAAATCCCAAGGGATGGTAAAGACTACACCGTACGTGTACAAGAATCAGACCGTGAAAAAGAAGTGAGTATTCAATTACCTGAGAACACACAGGCTAGGACATTTCTTGATCTGCCCGCAAATACGGATTTACCGAATCTTTCGATAGTGAGAGGCAGCAACACTGTTGAGTTCCCTAAGGGAATTCGAATGAATGGTGAGTCCAACAAAGTTCTGGAGCTGCTCACGTCCAAAAATCTAAACGATGCGTCGCTTAAGAATCAGTTGGTCGGTTTAATTGATTCGGATCGGGAGCTTGATGAAGTCTACTCATTCTTCACCATGGGTGGAGAACAGCCGGTTCAATTTAACGGATTTGTCACGCTGACCTTCAAGGGGATGAAAGGCAACGAAGCTGCATTCATAGAGAACGGCCAGATTTCAGCTATTCAAAAGTTTGCTAATGAAGAAGATGGATTAGCAAGCGGCAAAAATGAGTTTGCGTATGAGGATGGAAATGACCTCATTGTGAAAACAAGTCATTTCACAGACTTTGCCGTTTTCTCCACGAAAGAGAAAGAGAATCAAGGTGGCGGAACGCCTCCTGGCAATGGCGGCGGTGGAGGAGTGACTCCTCCTCAGTTAACAGCTCAATTATCGGTTGACAAGTTCACAATAAATAAAGGCTATGTCTTGTCTCCAACAACGGTTGAATTTTCACCGGGTGAAACAGTCTGGGATGTTTTCAAACGTGAGATGGATCGTCAAGGTATTGCTTATCAATACTCTTATTATGATAGATATAACAGTGTGTATGTTGAATCTATCGATGGTGATGGTGAGTTTGACCATGGTAGCGGTAGTGGCTGGATGTATAATGTCAATGGCGTTTACCCGAATTACGGGGCCAGTCAATACAATCTGACTCAGGGTGATCGCATCCAATGGCGCTATACGACGAATTTAGGCGTTGACTTGGGTCAAAAACTGCCAGGTGGAGCAGGGGATCCTAGCGGTGGAGGAAACAGTCCTGGCAAGGAAATTATTGTCGATGCGAATGATAATAACCCGGTGATCGAGGTACCAAAGGATGGCGAAACGTATATCGTCAGGATCTCAGAAAAATCACAGGATGTAGATAAAATTACGATCAACATTCCGGATGAAGAAATAACAGTGTGGCTTGATTTAGAAGCTGTGAAACAGAATGTTCCTTTTATTGAAGTGAACAAAGGAACCCGAATACTGACGCTCGAGAAAGGAACCAAATTAAAATCCGAACAAAGCAAGATTAAGCTGTTCGCACCGGTGCCGAACCAACAGCAAATGCTTACGAACTTAGTTAACAAGAACTTGACGGAAGCGACAGCCACCATGGTAGACGCCTTTGAAATGGGTGACCATGCTGATGTAACATTATTTGATCAATCCGTGAAGCTACAGTTTAAAGGGGCAAGTGCTCGTCAGACAGGTATTATTGACCATGAAGGCCAGTGGGTTCCGGTACGTATTTACTCGTCAGATATTGAAGGACAGCGAGCGACCAGAGGTCAAGAAAAAGCAGCCTATGCATACGTTGAAGAGGGGAATCTGGTCATTAAAACGAATCACTTCTCTACCTTCCTCCTCTATACAACAGTTACTTCTTTATCAGAGATTTATACAGATGCAGGGGACGTATCGTCTTGGGCGTATGACTTGATTTTGGAAGCAACGGAGAAAGGATATGTTAATGGGTACGGTGACAGCAGGCTTAATCCGAAAGGAAAAATCACAAGAGCAGAGTTTGCCAAGCTGCTGGTGGAAGTATTCAACATAGAAAAAGAAAATGAAACGGTCAGTCCATTCAATGATGTGCAGGCAGCAAACTGGTTCTATTCCTATGTAAATGCCGCCTATGCTTCAGGAATTGTGTCAGGCTATGGCGACCATTTCCTGCCAAATGCCATCATTACAAGAGAGGAAATGGCAACGATGATGGCAAGAGTATTGGAACTAGAATTAGGTCAGGTATCTATGCTATTTGAAGACGAGGACCATATTGCGCCATGGGCAAAGACCGGTGTGCATAACCTTGCTTCGTTGGGCATTATGGTAGGGGACGCAGGACGATTTCACCCGAAAGGTACAGCAACAAGAGAGATGGCTTTCGTTGTGGCAATGAAGCTTACAATTATAGAGCTGGCCAGTAAGCTTAAACAGATATGCAGAAGAAAAAGGGATTGTTCTCTGGAAGGTGAAAAAGCCTTCTAG